One genomic region from Streptomyces sp. Li-HN-5-11 encodes:
- a CDS encoding glutamate-5-semialdehyde dehydrogenase, whose product MTTLSPYDSMSPVAQAAYRAKAAAADLAPLPRVEKDDALLAIADALEVRTSEIVEANAKDVAKAREAGTSEAIVDRLTLTPERVRAIASDVRDVVALPDPVGEVVRGSTLPNGIDLRQVRVPLGVVGIIYEARPNVTVDAAALCLKSGNAVLLRGSASAYESNTALVRVIRDAVGGAGLPADAVQLVPGEGRESVRELMRARGLVDVLIPRGGASLIQTVVSESTVPVIETGTGNCHVYVDAQADLDMAIDILINSKAQRVSVCNAAETLLVHQDIAAEFLPRALDALADAGVTVHADPRVMAYAKDSRATVVEATAEDWDTEYLSYDIAAAVVDSLDKAVAHIRLWSSGHTEAIVTTSQQAARRFTQLVDSTTVTVNASTRFTDGGQFGFGAEIGISTQKLHARGPMGLPELTSTKYIVTGDGHIRR is encoded by the coding sequence ATGACCACGCTCTCGCCCTACGACTCGATGTCCCCGGTCGCCCAGGCCGCCTACCGCGCCAAGGCCGCCGCCGCCGACCTCGCGCCGCTGCCGCGCGTCGAGAAGGACGACGCGCTGCTGGCCATCGCGGACGCCCTGGAGGTCCGTACCAGCGAGATCGTCGAGGCCAACGCCAAGGACGTCGCCAAGGCCCGCGAGGCCGGCACCAGCGAGGCGATCGTCGACCGGCTGACGCTCACGCCGGAACGCGTGCGGGCCATCGCCTCCGACGTACGGGACGTCGTCGCCCTGCCCGACCCGGTCGGCGAGGTCGTCCGCGGCTCCACCCTCCCCAACGGCATCGACCTGCGCCAGGTCCGCGTCCCGCTCGGCGTCGTCGGGATCATCTACGAGGCCCGCCCCAACGTCACCGTGGACGCCGCCGCCCTCTGCCTGAAGTCGGGCAACGCCGTCCTGCTGCGCGGCTCGGCCTCCGCCTACGAGTCGAACACCGCCCTGGTCCGCGTGATCCGCGACGCCGTGGGCGGGGCGGGCCTGCCCGCCGACGCCGTGCAGCTGGTGCCCGGGGAGGGCCGCGAGAGCGTACGCGAGCTGATGCGGGCCCGCGGCCTGGTCGACGTGCTGATCCCGCGCGGCGGCGCCTCACTGATCCAGACCGTCGTCAGCGAGTCCACCGTCCCCGTCATCGAGACCGGCACCGGCAACTGCCACGTCTACGTCGACGCCCAGGCCGACCTCGACATGGCGATCGACATCCTGATCAACTCCAAGGCGCAGCGGGTCAGCGTCTGCAACGCCGCCGAGACGCTGCTGGTCCACCAGGACATCGCCGCCGAGTTCCTGCCGCGCGCCCTGGACGCGCTCGCGGACGCCGGGGTCACCGTGCACGCCGACCCCCGCGTGATGGCGTACGCCAAGGACTCCCGCGCCACCGTCGTGGAGGCCACCGCGGAGGACTGGGACACCGAGTACCTGTCGTACGACATCGCCGCCGCCGTGGTCGACTCGCTCGACAAGGCCGTGGCCCACATCCGGCTGTGGAGCTCCGGCCACACCGAGGCGATCGTCACCACCTCGCAGCAGGCCGCCCGCCGCTTCACCCAGCTGGTCGACTCCACGACCGTCACCGTCAACGCCTCCACCCGCTTCACGGACGGCGGCCAGTTCGGCTTCGGCGCCGAGATCGGCATCTCCACGCAGAAGCTGCACGCCCGCGGCCCGATGGGCCTGCCGGAGCTGACCAGTACCAAGTACATCGTCACCGGCGACGGGCACATCCGCCGCTGA
- the proB gene encoding glutamate 5-kinase encodes MVEARRIVVKVGSSSLTTASGGLDADRVDALVDVLAKCREAAAARTASADGGSGRRAGGAEKEIVLVSSGAIAAGLAPLGLRRRPRDLARQQAAASVGQGLLVARYTASFARYGVRVGQVLLTSDDTSRRAHHRNASRTLDKLLSMGALPVVNENDTVATDEIRFGDNDRLAALVAHLVHADLLVLLSDVDGVYDGDPSRPGTSRIAEVRRPDDLAHVEIGSAGRAGVGTGGMVTKVEAARIAAAAGIPVVLTSAVHAADALSGGDTGTYFHPTGKRSSDRLLWLQHASTPQGSLTLDDGAVQAVVDRRKSLLPAGIAAVEGEFTAGDPVELRDGTGRAVARGLVNFDAKEIPRLIGRSTRELARELGPAYEREVVHRDDLVLLEP; translated from the coding sequence GTGGTCGAGGCCCGCAGGATCGTCGTCAAGGTGGGGTCCTCGTCGCTGACCACCGCGTCGGGAGGCCTGGACGCCGACCGCGTGGACGCACTCGTCGACGTCCTCGCGAAGTGCCGTGAAGCGGCGGCGGCCCGAACGGCCTCGGCCGACGGCGGCAGCGGCAGACGGGCGGGCGGGGCCGAGAAGGAGATCGTCCTCGTCTCCTCCGGAGCCATCGCCGCCGGCCTGGCCCCGCTGGGTTTGCGCCGCCGCCCCAGGGACCTCGCCCGGCAGCAGGCCGCCGCCAGCGTCGGCCAGGGGCTGCTCGTGGCCCGCTACACCGCCTCCTTCGCCCGCTACGGCGTCCGTGTCGGCCAGGTCCTGCTGACCAGCGACGACACCAGCCGTCGCGCCCACCACCGCAACGCCTCCCGCACCCTCGACAAGCTGCTCTCGATGGGTGCCCTCCCGGTCGTCAACGAGAACGACACCGTCGCCACCGACGAGATCCGCTTCGGCGACAACGACCGGCTCGCCGCCCTCGTCGCCCACCTCGTCCACGCCGACCTGCTGGTGCTGCTGTCCGACGTGGACGGCGTCTACGACGGCGACCCGAGCAGGCCGGGCACCTCCCGGATAGCCGAGGTCCGGAGGCCGGATGACCTCGCCCACGTCGAGATCGGCAGCGCGGGCAGGGCCGGCGTCGGCACCGGCGGCATGGTCACCAAGGTCGAGGCGGCCCGGATCGCGGCCGCCGCCGGCATCCCGGTGGTGCTGACCAGTGCCGTCCACGCGGCCGACGCCCTGTCCGGCGGGGACACCGGCACCTACTTCCACCCCACCGGCAAACGCTCCTCCGACCGGCTGCTGTGGCTGCAGCACGCCTCCACCCCGCAGGGCTCCCTCACGCTCGACGACGGGGCGGTGCAGGCGGTCGTCGACCGCCGCAAGTCGCTGCTGCCGGCCGGCATCGCGGCCGTCGAGGGCGAGTTCACCGCGGGCGACCCGGTCGAGCTGCGCGACGGCACGGGACGCGCGGTGGCCCGCGGGCTCGTCAACTTCGACGCCAAGGAGATCCCCCGGCTGATCGGCCGCTCGACCCGGGAACTGGCGCGCGAGCTGGGGCCGGCGTACGAACGCGAGGTCGTACACAGGGACGACCTGGTGCTCCTCGAGCCGTAA
- a CDS encoding trypsin-like serine protease, producing the protein MRHTRHGRLTALAAALIAGPIAMCAQPASAVTGSPVTDSSFSYSAQVIVGDHDRGCSGVLVDPEWLLTAASCFADNPATSLAVPSGKPKVRTTATIGRSDLSGTDGAEREIVQLVPRTDRDVVLARLNRPVTNVAPIAVSTTAPSAGEELKFAGYGRDKTEWAPLKLHTGALSVDATSATTATVTGKDGAAACMGDTGGPVVRVTGGTPQLVALNSQSYQGGCFGIDAAETRTGGIAARVDDLASWVSSTVGAPRFTDFNCDGVEDVAISDPKASVNGHDGAGLVRIVYGGGKGTAEINQDLDWVNGGSEAGDWFGETLATVDYNEDGCTDLVVGTPSEDLGSATDAGMVDILYGAPGGIGTGALKDTNFQQGSGTGALKASAAETGDRTGGALAAGTTAAGEPYLVIGVPGEAIGSVAKAGMAVYVHGNTNIGISQDSTGVPGAVEANDGFGSSIAADANHIAIGSPGEAIGSAAGAGGVAVFDHKLNSEGRPTPLFGLDQSLDTVSGGAEAGDQFGEALAMVPYRPSGAAAATDSILAVGSPGEDLDINGASKADTGNVITFQVKASGSYSQMHVYASGTADDDVAGASEAGDHFGQTLAAVNTAPRAVSTAATMKLAVGIPDEAVGSTAKAGAITTFSLLGSPGAGDRWLEAGNASGIPGPAGADQHVGASIQFTGTQLYVGMPYGPVGYGAVHALPMTNVTAGGTTAAITTYQPGKGGLPAAGARFGYVVR; encoded by the coding sequence ATGCGACACACCAGACACGGGCGCCTCACAGCGCTCGCCGCTGCGCTGATCGCCGGCCCGATCGCCATGTGCGCCCAGCCGGCGTCCGCCGTCACCGGCTCCCCCGTCACCGACTCCAGCTTCAGTTACTCCGCGCAGGTCATCGTCGGCGACCACGACCGTGGCTGCTCCGGCGTCCTGGTCGACCCCGAGTGGCTGCTGACCGCCGCCAGCTGCTTCGCCGACAACCCGGCCACCAGTCTCGCGGTGCCCTCCGGCAAGCCGAAGGTCAGGACGACCGCGACCATCGGCCGTTCGGACCTGAGCGGCACCGACGGCGCGGAACGCGAGATCGTGCAGCTCGTTCCCCGTACCGACCGCGACGTGGTCCTGGCCCGGCTGAACCGGCCGGTCACCAACGTCGCCCCCATCGCCGTGTCCACCACCGCGCCCAGCGCGGGCGAGGAGCTGAAGTTCGCCGGGTACGGGCGCGACAAGACCGAGTGGGCGCCGCTGAAGCTGCACACCGGCGCGCTCTCGGTGGACGCCACCTCCGCCACCACGGCCACGGTCACCGGCAAGGACGGCGCGGCCGCCTGCATGGGCGACACCGGCGGCCCCGTGGTGCGGGTGACAGGCGGCACGCCCCAGCTGGTGGCCCTCAACAGCCAGTCCTACCAGGGTGGTTGCTTCGGCATCGACGCGGCCGAGACCCGTACGGGCGGCATCGCCGCCCGTGTCGACGACCTGGCCTCCTGGGTGAGCTCCACCGTGGGCGCCCCGCGCTTCACCGACTTCAACTGCGACGGCGTCGAGGACGTCGCCATCTCCGACCCCAAGGCGTCCGTCAACGGCCACGACGGCGCGGGCCTGGTCCGGATCGTGTACGGCGGCGGAAAGGGCACCGCCGAGATCAACCAGGACCTCGACTGGGTGAACGGCGGCTCCGAGGCCGGCGACTGGTTCGGCGAGACCCTCGCCACGGTCGACTACAACGAGGACGGCTGCACCGACCTGGTCGTCGGCACTCCGTCCGAGGACCTCGGCAGCGCAACCGACGCCGGCATGGTCGACATCCTGTACGGAGCGCCCGGCGGCATCGGCACGGGTGCCCTCAAGGACACCAACTTCCAGCAGGGCTCCGGCACCGGCGCGCTGAAGGCGTCCGCCGCCGAGACCGGCGACCGCACCGGAGGCGCCCTCGCCGCCGGCACCACCGCCGCGGGCGAACCGTACCTGGTGATCGGTGTGCCCGGCGAGGCCATCGGCAGCGTGGCCAAGGCGGGTATGGCCGTCTACGTGCACGGCAACACCAACATCGGGATCAGCCAGGACAGCACCGGCGTGCCGGGGGCCGTGGAGGCCAACGACGGCTTCGGCAGCTCCATCGCGGCCGACGCCAACCACATCGCCATCGGCTCCCCCGGCGAGGCCATCGGCTCCGCCGCCGGCGCCGGCGGAGTGGCGGTCTTCGACCACAAGCTGAACTCCGAGGGCCGTCCCACCCCGCTGTTCGGCCTCGACCAGAGCCTGGACACGGTCTCCGGCGGCGCCGAGGCCGGCGACCAGTTCGGCGAGGCCCTGGCCATGGTCCCGTACCGCCCGTCGGGCGCGGCAGCCGCCACCGACTCGATCCTCGCCGTCGGCTCGCCGGGTGAGGACCTGGACATCAACGGCGCCAGCAAGGCCGACACGGGCAACGTGATCACCTTCCAGGTCAAAGCGTCGGGCTCGTACAGCCAGATGCACGTGTACGCGTCGGGTACCGCCGACGACGACGTGGCCGGTGCCTCCGAGGCCGGCGACCACTTCGGCCAGACCCTGGCCGCCGTGAACACCGCGCCGCGCGCGGTGAGCACCGCGGCGACGATGAAGCTGGCCGTGGGCATCCCGGACGAGGCCGTCGGTTCGACGGCGAAGGCGGGCGCGATCACCACGTTCTCGCTCCTCGGCTCGCCCGGCGCCGGCGACCGCTGGCTCGAGGCCGGCAACGCCTCCGGCATCCCGGGCCCCGCCGGTGCCGACCAGCACGTGGGTGCGAGCATCCAGTTCACCGGCACCCAGCTGTACGTCGGGATGCCGTACGGCCCGGTCGGCTACGGAGCCGTGCACGCCCTGCCCATGACCAATGTGACCGCCGGCGGTACGACCGCCGCGATCACGACCTACCAGCCCGGCAAGGGCGGCCTCCCGGCCGCCGGCGCCCGCTTCGGCTACGTCGTCCGCTAG
- a CDS encoding stealth conserved region 3 domain-containing protein, translated as MKITFLLTWGDEMGGTEQAAYTQAMHLAPRHTVEVLSVFKTRERPFFSVDDRVSVRYLVDRTGKTQRPVRESGLGAEECRRLAGLPSELISPAWEATFDALSDVEMNRALRTIDTDVLISTTPALMSAVADLVPSRVITIHQEHRSSQLRGSTGEPLLHRAPEIDALVVLTERTKQWMEESLGKAAPLLAAIPNAIPEGFRPRSSLTGKSIVMPSRLVPEKQVDHAIHAFAKALPDCPGWRLRIFGDGPQMSRLRNLVQGLGLHDSVEILGSTQHMSNEWAKASLAVLSSKGEAFPLVLLEAFAAGVPAVAYDVVTGPAEIIRHGTDGLLVPPGDVESLAEAISKLMRDEELLRSYGENAYDGSARFAADVIVKQWEELFTELLYRRDDPKRMAERADRMAHRVAHGGAGRFHAAVAADRTAPSSGDQRARELVIGASNRSLVRASGRLSEVRDDLQGSDIIQRNFETVIAALEKHDIPYVLLRDREDMPRQRVAVDADHQLRTRKALAAEYEGKAVYAELLKPRTHAPGVLLAERLEGAGEVAGLRVFRPVVTSSRTLRFGPAYGCDVEFWRRVPEEEGGDGQFAAPLRPSAVGPKLPSLTADATLRVRDREYPTLEPFTRKLVSDITFPVDVVYTWVDDSDPRWQERRAKRRAGLGLAAEASGDEAARFRNRDELRYSLRSLAMFAPWVRKIYLVTDDQTPEWLDTSRTDIEVVSHRDVFTDPSCLPTFNSHAIESQLHHIDGLSEHFLYMNDDVFIGRPLSAQRFFQPNGTSRFFWTPTTVPIGEPAEGDEGYFAAAKNNRRLLQDRFGVTVANSFAHAPHALRRSVLEQIESDFPESVARTAANPLRGWQDISMVSSLHHHYGYLTGAAVPSSIRCAYIDVGTYARHPELTRLLTIRGHDVFCLGESQDAEVPDNEQARIIESFLRAYFPVKSPYEL; from the coding sequence ATGAAGATCACCTTTCTGCTCACCTGGGGCGACGAGATGGGCGGCACGGAGCAGGCCGCTTACACCCAGGCGATGCATCTGGCCCCTCGGCACACCGTCGAAGTACTCAGCGTCTTCAAGACGCGTGAGCGCCCCTTCTTCTCCGTGGATGACCGGGTGTCCGTGCGCTATTTGGTGGACCGCACGGGCAAGACGCAACGGCCGGTGCGCGAGAGCGGCCTCGGTGCCGAGGAGTGCCGCCGTCTCGCCGGGCTCCCGAGCGAGCTGATCAGCCCGGCGTGGGAAGCGACCTTCGACGCCCTCTCCGACGTGGAGATGAACCGCGCCCTGCGCACCATCGACACCGACGTCCTCATCAGCACAACGCCCGCCCTCATGTCCGCCGTCGCCGATCTGGTGCCCTCCCGGGTGATCACCATCCACCAGGAGCACCGGTCGTCGCAGCTGCGCGGCAGCACGGGTGAACCCCTGCTCCACAGGGCTCCCGAGATCGACGCGCTGGTGGTGCTGACCGAGCGCACGAAGCAGTGGATGGAGGAGTCGCTCGGCAAGGCGGCCCCGCTCCTCGCTGCCATTCCGAACGCCATCCCCGAGGGTTTCCGGCCCCGCTCCAGCCTGACCGGCAAGAGCATCGTGATGCCGAGCCGGCTCGTTCCCGAGAAGCAGGTCGACCACGCCATCCACGCCTTCGCCAAGGCGCTGCCGGACTGTCCCGGGTGGCGGCTGCGCATCTTCGGCGACGGCCCGCAGATGTCCCGGCTGCGCAACCTGGTCCAGGGCCTCGGCCTGCACGACTCCGTCGAGATCCTCGGCTCCACTCAGCACATGAGCAATGAGTGGGCCAAGGCGAGCCTCGCCGTGCTTTCGTCGAAGGGCGAGGCCTTCCCGCTGGTGCTCCTGGAGGCCTTCGCCGCCGGCGTCCCGGCCGTGGCGTACGACGTCGTCACCGGCCCGGCGGAGATCATCCGGCACGGGACGGACGGGCTGCTCGTCCCGCCCGGCGACGTGGAGAGCCTCGCCGAGGCGATCTCCAAGCTGATGAGGGACGAGGAGCTTCTGCGCTCCTACGGAGAGAACGCCTACGACGGATCGGCGCGTTTCGCCGCCGACGTGATCGTCAAGCAGTGGGAAGAGCTGTTCACCGAGCTGCTGTACCGGCGCGACGACCCCAAGCGGATGGCCGAGCGGGCGGACCGCATGGCCCACCGCGTGGCCCACGGCGGAGCGGGCCGCTTCCACGCGGCGGTCGCCGCGGACCGCACGGCACCGTCCTCCGGCGACCAGCGGGCCCGCGAGCTGGTGATCGGCGCCTCCAACCGCTCCCTCGTGCGCGCCAGCGGCCGGCTCTCCGAGGTCCGTGACGACCTCCAGGGCTCGGACATCATCCAGCGCAACTTCGAGACGGTGATCGCCGCCCTGGAGAAGCACGACATCCCCTACGTGCTGCTGCGGGACAGGGAGGACATGCCCAGGCAGCGCGTGGCCGTGGACGCCGACCACCAGCTGCGGACCCGCAAGGCACTCGCCGCGGAGTACGAGGGCAAGGCGGTCTACGCCGAACTCCTCAAGCCCCGGACGCATGCCCCCGGCGTGCTCCTCGCGGAGCGCCTCGAAGGCGCCGGAGAGGTGGCCGGGCTCCGGGTGTTCCGCCCCGTGGTCACCTCCAGCCGCACGCTCCGCTTCGGCCCCGCCTACGGCTGTGACGTTGAGTTCTGGCGCCGGGTGCCGGAGGAGGAGGGCGGGGACGGTCAGTTCGCCGCGCCGCTCAGGCCCAGCGCGGTCGGCCCCAAGCTGCCGTCGCTGACCGCCGACGCCACGCTGCGCGTGCGCGACCGTGAGTACCCCACGCTCGAGCCGTTCACCAGGAAGCTGGTGAGCGACATCACCTTCCCCGTGGACGTCGTCTACACCTGGGTCGACGACTCCGACCCGCGGTGGCAGGAGCGGCGGGCGAAGCGGCGCGCCGGTCTGGGGCTGGCGGCCGAGGCCTCGGGGGACGAGGCGGCCCGGTTCCGCAACCGCGACGAACTGCGCTACTCCCTGCGCTCACTCGCGATGTTCGCGCCCTGGGTACGGAAGATCTACCTCGTCACCGACGACCAGACCCCGGAGTGGCTGGACACCTCGCGGACGGACATCGAGGTGGTGTCGCACCGGGACGTCTTCACCGACCCGAGCTGCCTGCCGACGTTCAACTCCCACGCCATCGAAAGCCAGTTGCACCACATCGACGGGCTGTCCGAGCACTTCCTGTACATGAACGACGACGTCTTCATCGGCAGGCCGCTCAGCGCGCAGAGGTTCTTCCAGCCGAACGGCACGAGCCGCTTCTTCTGGACCCCCACGACCGTGCCGATCGGCGAGCCGGCCGAGGGGGACGAGGGGTACTTCGCCGCGGCGAAGAACAATCGCCGGCTGCTTCAGGACCGCTTCGGGGTGACCGTCGCCAACAGCTTCGCGCACGCCCCGCATGCCCTGCGCAGGAGTGTCCTGGAGCAGATCGAGTCGGACTTCCCCGAGAGCGTGGCGCGCACGGCGGCCAACCCCCTGCGCGGCTGGCAGGACATCTCCATGGTGTCCTCGCTGCACCACCACTACGGCTACCTCACCGGTGCCGCCGTGCCGAGCAGCATCCGGTGCGCGTACATCGACGTGGGGACCTACGCACGGCACCCCGAGCTGACACGCCTGCTGACCATCCGCGGGCACGACGTGTTCTGCCTCGGCGAGTCCCAGGACGCCGAAGTGCCGGACAACGAGCAGGCCCGCATCATCGAGTCGTTCCTGCGCGCCTACTTCCCGGTGAAGAGCCCCTACGAGCTCTGA
- a CDS encoding stealth family protein, producing the protein MRNPEASRLVGVYRRAVPVGARRVIAEHVGTDLREQLKSGIAAAAEQRHRIARVRVVRRHRELLARHDRTVVSVAGTPRIAHVVPDVTPLRARRANRDEVAAALRAAGVDYFCVRSASETSAAIAVREEDRERVLAALRQACRLRPGYVTPIAGGRLREESALPGYGPAAWKRVSRAGVLRCTWYLTDQTGRLVLGLRYGCDIEFWRREGDELHSPRRNVVAEAVPADESPVEADESLFTELAPLPGEQEPVRVPTRGAFAAGAVGRRTFPIDVVYTWVDGSDPDWLRQRASFSDTPYHDEAANAARYLSRDELRYSLRSLHLYAPWVRNIYLVTADQTPEWLNTDHPRIRVVSHKEIFKDPSALPTFNSHAIESQLHHIDGLSEHFLYFNDDVMLGQEVLPQHFFLPNGLGKYYLSPALVPFGEPSAGDPPVAAAGKNNRRLIAERFGDNIFRKMKHVPHALHRAVLDEIEREFPAEHRRTAASRFRSVDNISVASSLHHYYAFHTGRSFAGEGLVYRYCDVGKPGIERVLGRLLASRDAHVFCLNDTTSTEAEMGNQQALMARFLDEYFPFPSPYERGAETR; encoded by the coding sequence GTGCGAAACCCTGAAGCGTCACGACTGGTCGGCGTGTACCGTCGCGCGGTGCCGGTCGGCGCGCGACGAGTGATCGCGGAGCACGTGGGCACCGACCTGCGCGAGCAGCTCAAGTCGGGGATCGCCGCCGCGGCCGAACAGCGGCACCGGATCGCACGGGTACGGGTGGTGCGCCGCCACCGGGAGCTGCTGGCGCGGCACGACAGGACCGTGGTCAGCGTGGCCGGCACGCCGCGCATCGCCCATGTCGTCCCCGACGTCACTCCGCTGCGGGCCCGCAGGGCCAACCGCGACGAGGTGGCCGCCGCGCTGCGCGCCGCCGGCGTCGACTACTTCTGCGTGCGCTCGGCGTCCGAGACGTCGGCCGCGATCGCGGTCCGCGAGGAGGACCGCGAGCGCGTGCTCGCCGCACTGCGCCAGGCCTGCCGTCTCAGACCCGGCTACGTGACCCCGATCGCCGGCGGCCGGCTTCGCGAGGAGTCGGCCCTGCCCGGCTACGGACCCGCCGCGTGGAAGCGGGTCTCGCGCGCCGGCGTCCTACGGTGCACCTGGTACCTCACGGACCAGACCGGCCGGCTCGTGCTGGGCCTGCGATACGGCTGCGACATCGAGTTCTGGCGGCGGGAGGGCGACGAGCTGCACTCTCCCCGGCGCAACGTGGTCGCCGAGGCCGTACCGGCGGACGAGTCGCCGGTGGAGGCGGACGAGAGCCTCTTCACCGAGCTTGCGCCGCTGCCCGGAGAACAGGAACCGGTGCGCGTGCCGACGCGCGGGGCCTTCGCCGCGGGCGCCGTCGGACGGCGTACCTTCCCCATCGACGTGGTGTACACGTGGGTGGACGGCTCCGATCCCGACTGGCTGCGCCAGCGGGCGAGTTTCTCCGATACGCCGTACCACGACGAGGCGGCCAACGCGGCGCGCTACCTCAGCCGCGACGAACTGCGCTACTCGCTGCGCTCGCTGCACCTGTACGCGCCCTGGGTCCGCAACATCTACCTGGTGACCGCCGACCAGACGCCCGAGTGGCTGAACACCGACCACCCGCGGATCAGGGTCGTCAGCCACAAGGAGATCTTCAAGGACCCCTCGGCCCTGCCGACGTTCAACTCCCACGCGATAGAGAGCCAGCTGCACCACATCGACGGGCTCTCCGAGCACTTCCTGTACTTCAACGACGACGTGATGCTCGGTCAGGAGGTCCTGCCGCAGCACTTCTTCCTGCCCAACGGCCTGGGCAAGTACTACCTCTCGCCCGCGCTGGTCCCCTTCGGCGAACCGTCAGCCGGAGACCCGCCCGTGGCGGCCGCCGGGAAGAACAACCGCAGGCTCATCGCCGAGCGCTTCGGCGACAACATCTTCCGGAAGATGAAGCACGTGCCGCACGCGCTGCACCGCGCAGTGCTGGACGAGATCGAGCGGGAGTTCCCGGCGGAGCACCGGCGCACCGCGGCGAGCCGGTTCCGCAGCGTCGACAACATCTCCGTCGCCTCGTCCCTGCACCACTACTACGCCTTCCACACCGGGCGTTCCTTCGCCGGTGAGGGACTGGTGTACCGCTACTGCGACGTCGGCAAGCCGGGCATCGAACGGGTCCTGGGCCGGCTGCTGGCCAGCCGTGACGCGCACGTCTTCTGCCTGAACGACACGACGTCCACCGAGGCCGAAATGGGCAACCAGCAAGCCCTGATGGCCCGCTTCCTGGACGAGTACTTCCCCTTCCCCAGCCCCTACGAGCGTGGTGCAGAGACTCGATGA
- the obgE gene encoding GTPase ObgE — MTTFVDRVELHVAAGNGGHGCASVHREKFKPLGGPDGGNGGRGGDVILTVDQSVTTLLDYHHSPHRKATNGKPGEGGNRSGKDGEDLVLPVPDGTVVLDRAGNVLADLVGHGTSFVAAQGGRGGLGNAALASARRKAPGFALLGEPGDVQDIVLELKTVADVALVGYPSAGKSSLISVLSAAKPKIADYPFTTLVPNLGVVTAGSTVYTIADVPGLIPGASQGRGLGLEFLRHVERCSVLVHVLDTATLESDRDPVSDLDVIEEELRQYGGLGDRPRVVVLNKIDVPDGKDLAEMVRPDLEARGYRVFEVSAVAHTGLKELSYALAELVARARAARPKEEATRIVIRPKAVDDAGFTVTREDEGLFRVRGEKPERWVRQTDFNNDEAVGYLADRLNRLGVEEELVKAGARPGDGVAIGPEDNAVVFDWEPSVTAGAEMLGRRGEDHRFEGARPAVQRRRDRQAERDEAQREFDGFEPF, encoded by the coding sequence ATGACCACCTTCGTGGACCGCGTCGAACTGCATGTCGCCGCGGGTAACGGAGGCCACGGCTGTGCCTCCGTGCACCGGGAGAAGTTCAAGCCGCTCGGCGGCCCGGACGGCGGCAACGGCGGGCGCGGCGGCGACGTGATCCTCACCGTCGACCAGTCCGTCACCACGCTGCTCGACTACCACCACTCCCCGCACCGCAAGGCCACCAACGGCAAGCCCGGCGAGGGCGGCAACCGCTCCGGCAAGGACGGCGAGGACCTGGTCCTGCCGGTGCCGGACGGCACCGTCGTCCTCGACCGGGCCGGCAACGTGCTCGCCGACCTGGTCGGCCACGGCACCTCGTTCGTCGCCGCGCAGGGCGGCCGCGGAGGTCTGGGCAACGCGGCGCTGGCCTCGGCCCGGCGCAAGGCGCCCGGGTTCGCGCTGCTGGGCGAGCCGGGGGATGTGCAGGACATCGTCCTGGAGCTGAAGACCGTCGCCGACGTGGCACTGGTCGGCTATCCGAGCGCCGGCAAGTCGTCGCTGATCTCCGTGCTGTCCGCGGCCAAGCCGAAGATCGCCGACTATCCCTTCACCACGCTGGTGCCGAACCTCGGTGTCGTCACCGCCGGTTCGACGGTGTACACCATCGCCGACGTCCCCGGGCTGATCCCCGGCGCGAGCCAGGGCAGGGGGCTGGGCCTGGAGTTCCTGCGGCACGTCGAGCGGTGCAGCGTGCTCGTGCACGTCCTCGACACCGCCACCCTGGAGTCCGACCGCGACCCCGTCTCCGACCTCGACGTCATCGAGGAGGAGCTGCGGCAGTACGGCGGTCTCGGCGACCGCCCGCGCGTCGTCGTCCTGAACAAGATCGACGTGCCGGACGGCAAGGACCTCGCCGAGATGGTCCGCCCCGACCTCGAGGCGCGGGGCTACCGCGTCTTCGAGGTGTCGGCGGTGGCGCACACGGGCCTGAAGGAGCTGTCGTACGCGCTCGCCGAGCTGGTCGCGAGGGCGCGCGCCGCCCGGCCGAAGGAGGAGGCGACACGGATCGTCATCCGGCCGAAGGCGGTCGACGACGCGGGCTTCACGGTCACCCGCGAGGACGAGGGACTCTTCCGCGTCCGGGGCGAGAAGCCGGAACGCTGGGTGCGGCAGACCGACTTCAACAACGACGAGGCGGTCGGCTACCTGGCCGACCGGCTCAACCGCCTCGGCGTGGAGGAGGAGTTGGTGAAGGCGGGCGCCCGGCCCGGCGACGGCGTCGCCATCGGCCCCGAGGACAACGCGGTCGTCTTCGACTGGGAACCGTCGGTGACGGCGGGCGCGGAGATGCTCGGCCGCCGCGGCGAGGACCACCGCTTCGAAGGGGCGCGCCCCGCCGTGCAGCGCCGTCGCGACCGGCAGGCCGAACGCGACGAGGCACAGCGGGAGTTCGACGGTTTTGAACCCTTCTGA
- the rpmA gene encoding 50S ribosomal protein L27, whose product MAHKKGASSTRNGRDSNAQRLGVKRFGGQVVNAGEILVRQRGTHFHPGAGVGRGGDDTLFALQAGAVEFGTHRGRKVVNIVPVA is encoded by the coding sequence ATGGCACACAAGAAGGGCGCATCGTCCACCCGGAACGGTCGCGACTCCAACGCCCAGCGGCTCGGCGTGAAGCGCTTCGGCGGCCAGGTCGTGAACGCGGGTGAGATCCTGGTCCGCCAGCGCGGCACCCACTTCCACCCCGGCGCGGGCGTCGGCCGCGGCGGCGACGACACGCTGTTCGCCCTGCAGGCCGGTGCGGTGGAGTTCGGTACCCACCGTGGCCGCAAGGTCGTGAACATCGTTCCGGTCGCCTGA